The nucleotide sequence caggTCCCTCATTCCTGCTCTAGGGGTTCTGGCAGGGGAGGGGTGTATGTCGTTTGCTTTCAGTTCACTGGAGATGCTATGGATTGAACACTCTGCTTGGGATCCTTCCTGCTATTTCAGGTGCTGGGGCTATTCAAATCGGAGGAAGCTGATTTCCCCCAGGCTGAGCACGCTCCATCATTTCCCAAGGAGTGGCCACTCTGCAGGGAGGTTAAGCAAGAGGAGGACTGTGATGCCACCTTGCTGGGTAGGTTTGGGGCCCTGTGTATGCCTTGAATCTGTGGGACTGCAGTTATTTATAAGTGTGTGAACATCCACAGAGAACCACTGTGGCgtcatggttagagtgttgggctatgaccttgggagaccagggttcgaatccccactctgCCAGGAACAGcacggccagtcactgcctcacagcctaagctccctcacaaggttgttgttaggataaaatggggaggggagaatcaaGTCCACCGCCTCGAACTCCTTGGTgcaaaggagggatataaatgtaagaaaggaaaataaataaatgtctttgaCTTCATCTGGTTTTTAACGTTTTTCTCTCCTTGGCACAGGGAATCATTCATGTAAGTTTTCTCCTTATTCCAGCAGGCGACAAGAGGATGTTTCAGAAGGAGGACCCCCAAAGGAGAAACTCCAGCAAAGTCCTGCCACACTGGATGCTGTCGGAAGAAGCCGAACAGGATATTTCTGGCTGTTGTGATCAAGGAGGGGCCTCCGAGAGCCTGCGGAAGAATCACCCTGAAATGGAAAAGGACAGTTTTATTTGTTCTCGGGAATGCAACAGGGGATTTGACAAGGCAATAATGCAACAGAAGATCCTCCCAGCAGAGACTGATAAAACAAGTAAATGTGGGGAAACTTTCAGTTGCCGGACCGAATTCATGAATCATCAGAGAATCCACCCAGGAGAGAAACAGTTTGAGTACTTAGACTGTGCAGCAAGCTTCCATAGTGACAATAATCTCCTTGTTTCTTATCCAAGAATATGCTCTGGAGAGAAGCCATATATATGCTCAGTGTGTGGGAAGAGCTTCGTTGACCATGCAATTCTTACTGCACATCAGGGAACCCACAGTGCAGTGAACCCCTACAATTTTGCAGACTCTGGCCCAAATGTTCCTCATGATGCATTGCTTATTAAAGATAAGAGAATGCATGCAGGGGAGAGACCTTATCAATGTACCGATTGTGAGAAATGTTTTGGCACAAGGGCTATCTTCATGAGCCATAAGAGGACGCACATGGGAGAGAAACCCTACAAATGCTCTGAATGCGGGAAATGCTTCAGCATGGCCTCTGCCCTCATTAGGCACAAGAGGACCCACACGGCAGAGAGaccatataagtgcttggagtgtgggaggTGCTTCGGTGACCGGTCGGGCTTCAATACCCACGCAAGAACCCACACGGGAGAGAGGCTCTACCGCTGCCTGGCGTGCGGGAAAAGCTTTGGGCGGCAAGCACATCTCGTCGACCATGAGCGGACCCACACGGGCGAGAAGCCGCATGGATGTTCTGAGTGCGAAAAGTGCTTCAGCAGTCTGTCCATCCTCATCAAGCACAAGCGGACCCACACGGGGGAGAAGCCGTACCAGTGTTCCTTCTGCGGGAAGAGCTTCAGCCAGAGTTCGAGCTGCATGAAGCATGAGAGGACCCACACGGGAGAGAAGCCATACAAATGTTTGTACTGCGGGCAAAGCTTCAGCCAGAACTCGAGCTGCGTGAGACACGAGAGGACCCACTCAGGAGAGAAGCTGCTTAAATGATTGCACTGCGGGAGGGGAGAAGGCTTTGGGCTAGGGGCCATACctcagtggttgagcacatgctttgccatATGAAAGGCCATAGCGCAGTCAGAGCTACGTGCACAGCctgcaaaggtcccaggttctgtaAGAATGTaagaggagccctgttggatcaggccagtcgcccatctagtccagcatcctgttctcactgtgccGAACTAGATGCtctcctgggaagcccacaagcaggacttgagcgcaatagcactctccccacttgtgatttcccagcaactgaaatccccagcatttccaggcagTGCTAGGAAACACAcctgcctgaaactttggagagctgctaccactcAGTGTTGATGATACTGGGCTAAGATGgaggctagatggaccgatgtatactgactcagtataaggcaccttcctgtgttcctgtgaagAAATCCGAGGTTAAATTCCAGGTGTCTCTGTTTCAGAATATCAGGCAGCAGGAGATTGAAAAGGCTGTTGCCAGATTttactcttttttattttattaaacttgtaAATCACTTTATACTAAAGTTCCAAagctattttatatatatataaataaaaagtagTAAAAACATACTAACACAATTAACATTATCAGTACATACTAAAACAATGAACCTATTGTTGGATTGAGCCTAGATTGAGTAACTGTAACAACAATGTTGTTAAAGGTGCCCTTACGTCCGGGAGAATGAAAACATACTTACCTGCTGTCTGAATGATAATTACATCAGTCTTGCCTCCCCAGGAAGAGCATCCTAAAGACGGGGGCCATTACAGAGAATGCCCTGAGaacctggagaggcactgccttTTGAAGTAGAGAATACTGAACCAGATGGAAGGAAGGTTTGCACTGGCCCAAGgctgcatcctcctcctcctcctcattattattattattattattattgttattatttcccaCCGTTCACCGTAAGTTCTCAGGGTGAATCGCAACAATTTAGAattaaaaaccagtttaaaacaaattgtgtttgtgtgttaggGGAAATGTAAGCTGAGCAGTTGGTGTATAACAACTGGCCATTGTGCATATTCACCAGACCTCATGGAAATTGTGCACATAATCTGTCCAcaaagagggaattgtgcacatttcctggtcagtctacataatctccaacaagccttggagaaagtggatatcTTGACTGCATTTTTTACATTTTCTGGCCAAGAAGTATAATTCCTAACAGCTCTTGGGGATTGTGCATATCTTGagtgcattttgtacattctctaggcaatatgcacattttctgaTTAGTATGTgcagtctccaagaaacatgccctTGTTTTCTCTCTCTAATGCAGAAGTGTACAATCTGTCCCTTCCCCTGCTGCTTCTGGCCTACTGCCTAATATTATACGGGgggcccctctctctctctccccccctcctcctctctcctattaATATTGCTGCACAGGCAAAGCCTGCAATAAATGTTGCATTGTGGTGTtcgggttccagccagccaggccctccGCAGTAATCCATTCCATTACCCCTTCTCGTCTGGTTTTCCATCCCACACCACCCAGTGTCCGTTGACCATATTTAGACCATgtgcttacatttaaagcactattattatGCCAATTTAAAGTCCTATTATTataccaatttaaacagtcatggcttctcccagagaatcctgggaagtatgctTTGTGAAGTTGTGAGAAgacccccaattcccctcacagagcaacagttctCAAGAGTGGTTTTATAGTGAATCCCTcttgccagggaactctgggaattgcaggtctgtgaggggaatggggaggggtcttctaacaaatcTCAGTActgttaactacagttcccaggattctttgggggaagacataactgtttaaagtggtatgatactgctttaaatatatagtgcagatgtagCCCCAGTGAACTCTGGGTAACTAGCTCTcaggggaatgggggggggtCTCCAGCAACTctgaacacccttaacaaactacaattcccattattctttgggtgaagctatgactgttaaacTAGCATGGTACTGCTTGAAAGGTATATTGCAAATGGGGCCATAGTTGATTAATATTCTCTGACACTTTCCATTGCATGttaccatcactttccttatcacaaaaaggtTGATCACGTGGAAGGTTTCCCGATGCCTGGCatgacaagatgctggactagatagatcttTGGTCTTCTGATATTCGTAAGAAGTAAATGTATGAAAACTGTAAATGGGTTAAGACCATAAATGGGTTAAGCAATGGCTGGATTTCTCTGGCAGGAAATCAGTTCCTTTAAGGCTGTTGTTGCCAAAGCCCCCATCTACAGACCAGAGGAGGTTCCTTGAATCAGTCTCCTTCACCCCATCCTTCTGTCTTCTGTCTCGATCAGACTTTTCATGATCACTGCAATACAAAACGCATCCTCTGCTTGTGAGAAGCCTGCAACTGGCTGCCATTGCTCCCGTGCGGGGGGACAGAGATCATGGAGGGAAGAAGTGGCAAGCTTTCATGTGTGGCTGGGATAATTCAACAATAAGGGTACATGCTGAGTGGCACAAATTATTTTGAGACACTTTGTTTAAAATAAGGGTGAAGAACCTCCACCCCACAGGCCATAGTTGGCCCAGCAGGAGTCCCAATTTAGCCCACAAAGATGTTCCTTGTAAGCCATgcctacctgccctacacctaaTTGTCATGCAttacaccatttttaaaaaatcatacaacaaCCCCCATAATAGCCACAGGAATATTTGGCAGCATGTTTATACAaccaacatcatctcaatctttacctggtgctgaaaagatgtccaTGCCGGGCAGACCTTGCTGGGGAGAGCGTTCCATAcaaggggagccacaactgaaaaggccctctcccttgccaccaccctccgagcctccctgacgggggggggggacagacctGGAGAAGGACCTCAGAATAAGATCTaaaggtccaggtaggttcatatcaacagaggcattccagaagatattggggtcctgatccACAaatagctttataggtcaaaaccagcactttgaattgggctcggaagcatacaggcagcagGGGAACTGTAGCAGAATTGGTCTGGCATCTGTTCGCCTTTAACCTGTCCACAGGGATATTAAAAGCTCCATTTAAGCAGCAGTTTCAGTGAAAACGTTGACAGGTGGTTGAGGCAACCCACCTGCCAAGCATCTGATGCCataaatgatgtcaggtgattgacaggtggttaatccccacccacctgtcagagttGGGCCCCAGGGATAGGGACAGATAAGGACCTGCCTGCCCATCCTGGGCCAAAATGTTTCCCCATCCCAGTTTTAAATCAACCCTGTTAGTTCTAGAGCCAGATGgctgaaaaaggggtgtgtgtgtcagtttCATCTCGAGGGAGTAAATTTCACATATGCCATTTGATTCTGCATCACTAGAGCAATAGTTTTTGGTATGACACTAATTTTTGGTAGCTTTTGGTTAGTGTGACGTCACAAATATGGCAGATGCTAAATTGAGAAAATAGAAAGCATCTCATTTTTACTTTCCTCGTGCATGCTAACTGGTCTGACAAATCATTTTCACATGGGAACTTTTTAACAGTCTAATGGAATATAGAAAATATTGCACAAATTCCCAAGGTAAGGAGGGAGGGGATAAATTGGGGGGGGTTcttcaatattttcaaaatatgtcGAATGTTTCGACATTcaactggtgggttttttttactgatttCAAAATTCAGAACTAGGATCTGTTAAGAAGAAAAGGCAATGCACTTTAACTATTACACAATTAGAATTACCACCATACAAGCCTGGAAAAACAGTCAGTCCTGTCACAACAATCCCACTTGTGAAGAGATCATTTTGCACTCTCAGTCTAAAAACGGTCCTGTGGATTTTGATGTGTAGCATTGATCCCCAGCACCAAATCATTCCCAGGTGGACTGGACTCAACTAGCATAGGGTATCTGCCAACTATCTATTCTTCAGCAACCAGCATGAACACCATATATGAAATGCTCCACTAGTCAATAGCtatcaaagaaaaattagaactgAATTTGATAGTCATTACTGTAGATCAAGCCATTTATGCAAAAGCAACCAAAATTGTGTGGAAGCATCCTGAACAATTTCAATCAGTAGTTCTAAACCTTGGAGGATTCCATACCATTTGCAACTTAATGGGAATCATTGGCAAATCCATGTGTTGGAAAAACTTCTCGCTAACATTTCGTGGTTGTATGAGGACATACAAACACCTGCTACTGAAGATTTCTCAAAAATACTGTCCATGCATGCCTTTACTACTACTTGTGAGATGTTTGAAAGATATTTAGACCATCTCAGGAAAAGTAATGGAGACCTCTCATCCTTTTGGATGTCCTGTATTGATATCGTAGATGTTCTTCTGATGATAATTAAAGCTACAAGAGAAGGCAACTGGCCTCTGTATCTGGCTGGTATATGAAAAACCATTCCTTGGTGCTATGCGGATGACCATCTCAACTATGCACATTGCCTTCCAGTATATGATGCTGGCACTAGAAAAAAATAATCCATTGGTGTATTCCTTTCAAAAAGGCAGTTTTTCTGTACAAATTGGGAAAGTGAATCCATTCGTAAAAATCCTTGTTGACCAGGTTATCGAAGAGACTGTAAACAAAGACACACAAGGGCCATCTGGGACAACCAAATGTAGTAAGCGTCAAGCTGCAGTTGAAAGGTACTATTTGGTATCAGATGGCAGGGCTGAATTCTTATGGATGCTTAGAGAAGCAATAGACTCTTCATCAAAAAGTGAAATCATTCATCCTGACCTATCAGTCCAACAATCCAGAAAGATTAAACAGATATTTCATCAATGATATATATATtaaccaattattattattattatttattttattatttattaaatttatataccgcccgactagcaatagctctctgggcggtgaacataaaatagcataaaaatacaatgaataacaaaataatactaaaatacaatcaacaatccaatacaataaacatttttaaaattaaatcagtgtaacttaaaatgcttcagagaataggaaggttttgacctggcgccggaaggagagcagagtcggcgccaggcgtacttcctcagggagactgttccatagttcgggggccaccactgagaaggccctagatcttgtcatcaccctccgggcctccctgtgagttggaacccggaggagggccttcgtagcagaatgtagtgtacgggccggttcatatcggaagaggcgttccgcaaggtatcgtggtcccgcaccgtataaggctttataggttaataccaacactttgaatctagcccggaaacatattggcaaccagtgcaagctggccagaacaggtgttatatgctcggaccgcttggtccttgtcagcaatctggccgccgcattttgcactagttgtagcttccgaactgtcttcaaaggtagccctacgtaaagcgcattacagtaatccaaacgtgaggttaccagagcatgtaccactgatgtaaggtcctctttactcaaatagggacgtagctgggctaccaaccgaagttggtaaaacgcattcctaaccaccgaggctacttgagcctcaagtgagagggaagagtctaaaaagactcccagattacgaacccggtcctttagggggagtgtaaccccgtccaggacagggtatatatccaccatccgatcagagaacccgtccaccaacagcatctcagtcttgtctggattgagcttcagtttgttaactctcatccagtccattgtcgaggccaggcaacggttcagcaaatcgacagcctcacctgaagaagatgaaaaggagaagtagagctgtgtgtcatcagcatactgatgacaacgcactccaaaactcctgatgacctctcccaacggcttcatgtagatattaaaaagcaggggggacaaaactgacccctgcgggaccccatattggagagcccgcggtgtcgagcaatgttccccaagcactatcttctggagacgacccgccaagtaggagcggaaccactgccaagcagtacctccaactaccaactccgcgagcctctccagaaggataccgtggtcgatggtatcaaaagccgctgagagatcaaggagaatcaacagagttacactccctctgtctctttcccgacataggtcatcgtacagggcgaccaaggctgtctcagtgccaaaaccgggcctaaaacccgattgaaatggatctagataatcagtttcatccaatagcgcctggagctggccagcagccacccgttccaagaccttgcccaggaatggaacattcgccactggcctgtagctgttaaaattgtctgggtccaaggaaggctttttcaggagtggtctcaccactgcctctttcagacagcccaggaccactccctctcgtaaagaggcatttatcacttccttggcccagctacctgttccattcctactagtttttatcagccaggaggagcaaggatccagtaccgaagtggttgcacgtacctgtccaagcaccttgtccacgtcctcgagttgaaccaactgaagctcatccaacaaaacaggacaagactgtgctccggacatctcactaggatctactgctataacttgagagtctaggtcctggcggatacatgagatcttattctggaagtgattggcaaactgattacagcgggcctccgatgattccaccgtgtccggagggtttgaatggagaagcccccggacaactcgaaagagctccgctgggcggcaaagagatgatttaatagtggcagcaaaatgatgttttttagctgccttcactgctcctacatagagcttagtcgaagcactaaccagcgcataattgtatccgtcgggagttcgtctccatttccgctcaagcctcctcctattttgcttcatcgctctcagctccggagtataccatggagctgtatgagctctacacaggagagggcatgcaggagcgatcgtgtttacagcccgggtcatctccgtattccacagagcgaccagggcttcagcaggagcgccagtcctatcagccggaaaatcccccagagccctttgaaaaccttcaggatccattagtctccgggggcagaccattttaataggtcccccacccttgcagagggaagaggttactgaaagtctaaacttcagcaagcagtggtctgtccatgacaaagggagtgttgtaaaactccccacatccagatcactttccccatgctcagtagcaaaaacaaggtctagagtgtgccccgatacatgtgttggaccactaacatattgagacagccccatggctgtcatggaagccatgaagtcctgagccgcgccagacaaagtggtctcggcatgaatgttgaaatcccccagtactattagtctgggggacctcaacaatatatccgagaccacttccgccagctcagttagggaagccattgggcagcaaggtgggcggtacaccaaaaggattcccagcctgtccctctggcccaacacaaggtgcaaacactccaggccagtaactgaatgaacatggtgcttggtgagtgagatggaactcttatagacgacagcaaccccacctccccgaccctcagatctaccatgatgctgaaccaagtatcccggtgggcagagctgagagagaccaactcctccctgctcacccacccaggtctcggttatac is from Rhineura floridana isolate rRhiFlo1 chromosome 3, rRhiFlo1.hap2, whole genome shotgun sequence and encodes:
- the LOC133381229 gene encoding zinc finger protein 397-like isoform X2, producing the protein MATGHSDASVPSLPLWIAREQSGWREELDPAGPELRRGGEGCPVSHYGNMKEFWEGTTSGHIKEEPGEVPRQRWETQWQHFLKTVDSSSSTGRASELSTPSSNTWPVSSTFQGVSDVGQLPRGGEEDRQHPYGSTVEAQHSDHATLAKDEAARGKVKEAIPEEEGYEKVILGEGATGSQAECQCFRQLVYQGAEGPRKVCRKLQELCRQWLKPERHSKEQILELVILEQFLAILPEEMQRWVKDHSPENCSQAVALAEGYLAKEDREVLGLFKSEEADFPQAEHAPSFPKEWPLCREVKQEEDCDATLLGDKRMFQKEDPQRRNSSKVLPHWMLSEEAEQDISGCCDQGGASESLRKNHPEMEKDSFICSRECNRGFDKAIMQQKILPAETDKTSKCGETFSCRTEFMNHQRIHPGEKQFEYLDCAASFHSDNNLLVSYPRICSGEKPYICSVCGKSFVDHAILTAHQGTHSAVNPYNFADSGPNVPHDALLIKDKRMHAGERPYQCTDCEKCFGTRAIFMSHKRTHMGEKPYKCSECGKCFSMASALIRHKRTHTAERPYKCLECGRCFGDRSGFNTHARTHTGERLYRCLACGKSFGRQAHLVDHERTHTGEKPHGCSECEKCFSSLSILIKHKRTHTGEKPYQCSFCGKSFSQSSSCMKHERTHTGEKPYKCLYCGQSFSQNSSCVRHERTHSGEKLLK
- the LOC133381229 gene encoding zinc finger protein 397-like isoform X1, giving the protein MATGHSDASVPSLPLWIAREQSGWREELDPAGPELRRGGEGCPVSHYGNMKEFWEGTTSGHIKEEPGEVPRQRWETQWQHFLKTVDSSSSTGRASELSTPSSNTWPVSSTFQGVSDVGQLPRGGEEDRQHPYGSTVEAQHSDHATLAKDEAARGKVKEAIPEEEGYEKVILGEGATGSQAECQCFRQLVYQGAEGPRKVCRKLQELCRQWLKPERHSKEQILELVILEQFLAILPEEMQRWVKDHSPENCSQAVALAEGYLAKEDREVLGLFKSEEADFPQAEHAPSFPKEWPLCREVKQEEDCDATLLAGDKRMFQKEDPQRRNSSKVLPHWMLSEEAEQDISGCCDQGGASESLRKNHPEMEKDSFICSRECNRGFDKAIMQQKILPAETDKTSKCGETFSCRTEFMNHQRIHPGEKQFEYLDCAASFHSDNNLLVSYPRICSGEKPYICSVCGKSFVDHAILTAHQGTHSAVNPYNFADSGPNVPHDALLIKDKRMHAGERPYQCTDCEKCFGTRAIFMSHKRTHMGEKPYKCSECGKCFSMASALIRHKRTHTAERPYKCLECGRCFGDRSGFNTHARTHTGERLYRCLACGKSFGRQAHLVDHERTHTGEKPHGCSECEKCFSSLSILIKHKRTHTGEKPYQCSFCGKSFSQSSSCMKHERTHTGEKPYKCLYCGQSFSQNSSCVRHERTHSGEKLLK